CCGGCCGAAGCGTCGTCGAACCTCGCGCGCTATGACGGCGTACGCTACGGGATCCGCGACCTGCCCGCGGGCGCCGGGCTGCAGGACATGTACGCCGCGACGCGCGCGGACGGGTTCGGGCCCGAGGTGAAGCGCCGCATCATGATCGGCACCTATGTGCTGTCGGCCGGGTTCTACGACGCCTATTACACGCAGGCGCAGAAGATCCGGACGCTGATCGCGCGTGATTTCGAGCAGGCCTGGGCCAAGTGCGACGTGTTGCTGACCCCGACCGCGCCGTCGGCGGCGTTCGCGCTCGGCGAGAAGTCGGACGATCCGATCGCAATGTATCTCAACGACGTGTTCACCGTGCCGTCGAGCCTCGCAGGGCTGCCGGCGATGTCGGTGCCGGGCGGCCTCGACCATCACGGCCTGCCGCTGGGACTGCAGATCATCGGCAAGCCGCTCGACGAGCAGGGCGTGCTGAACGCAGGTCTCGCGATCGAGGAGCGCGCCGGGTTCGTCGCGCGCCCAGAGAGCTGGTGGTAAGCAACCGCGCCTTCGTCACGCGCAACATAGCGGTGCTGCGCGAGGCGCAGAACGCACTCAACGTGGCGTTCGGGGCGATCCTCAGCGCCTATGTCGGCGTGTCGCTGTCGGAGATCGACAACCATCCGTTCGATCACCATGCGCTGGCGCGGTTCTTCCTCGGACTCGCGGTGTTCATCCTGTGCCTGTGTGTCGGCAACAGCGTGATCCTTCGCGGCGACTACCGGCTTGGCGCGACCTTCCTCGCCTTTGCCGGCGTCGCGGCGGTCGCCGCGCACCGCGAGGCGATCGGGATGGGGTTCGAAGGCGCGATCCTGCGCATCCTGTCCGCCTGCTGGGTGGTCGGCCTGCTCGGCAGCAACGCGGCGCTGACCGCGATCAACTATATTCATCATCGGAACCGGACATGACCGAGACTTATACAATCCGCGGCGAAACCGGCGACTGGGAGGTCGTGGTCGGCCTCGAAGTCCATGCGCAGGTGACGTCGAACGCGAAGCTCTTCTCGGGCGCGGCCACCGCGTTCGGTGCGGAGCCGAACACGCAGGTCAGCCTGGTCGACGCGGCGATGCCGGGGATGCTGCCGGTGCCGAACCGCGAATGCATCCGACAGGCGGTGCGCACGGGGATGGCGATCGAGGCGCAGATCAACCGCTGGTCGCGGTTCGATCGCAAGAACTATTTCTACGCCGATCTGCCGCAGGGCTATCAGATCAGCCAGCTCTATCATCCGCTGGTCGGCGAGGGCGCGATCGACATCAGCCTCGACGACAAGAACCCCGACGCGACCGGCAAGCGGATCGGTGTCGAACGGATCCATGTCGAGCAGGACGCGGGCAAGCTGATGCACGACCAGCATCCGACCCAGTCCTATGTCGATCTCAACCGCTCGGGCGTCGCGCTGATGGAGATCGTCTCCAAGCCCGACCTGGCTTCGCCTGCGGAAGCAGGGGCTTACCTGCGGAAGTTGCGCTCGATCCTGCGCTATGTCGGCAGCTGCGACGGCAACATGGAAGAAGGTTCGATGCGCGCCGACGTCAATGTCAGTGTTCGGAAAGCCGGCGACGAGCTCGGCACGCGGACCGAGACGAAGAACGTCAATTCGGTCCGCTTCGTGATGGCGGTGGTCGAGCAGGAGGCCAAGCGGCAGGTCGAGGTGCTCGAGGCCGGCGGCAAGATCCAGCAGGAAACGCGGCTCTACGACCCCGATCGCAACGAGACGCGCTCGATGCGGTCGAAGGAGGACGCGCATGATTACCGCTACTTCCCCGATCCCGATCTGTTGCCGCTGGAACTGGACGACGCGTTTCTCGAGGAATGCCGGGCGAGCCTGCCCGAACTGCCCGATGCGAAGCGTGCGCGCTACGAGGCGCTCGGTATCACGACCTATCAGGCGGCGGTGCTGACGGCCGAGGTCGAGGCGGCACGCTGGTTCGATGCGCTGCTCGACGCAGGCGTGAAGCCGGCGGCGGCGGCGAACTGGACGACGTCGGAGCTGTTCGGCGCGCTCAACCGGACGGGCAAGGATATCGCCAACTCGCCGGTCAGCCCTGCGCAGGCGGCGGAACTGCTCGGGCTGGTCGCCGACGGCACGCTGTCGGGGAGTCTGGCCAAGCAGGTGTTCGAGGTGATGCTCGAGACCGGGGACGGCGCCGCCAAGGTGGTCGAGGACCGCGGGCTCAAGCAGACCAGCGATACCGGCGCGATCGAAAAGGTCATCGCCGAGGTGATGGCCGCGAACGCCGACAAGGTCGCGGACTACCGCGGCGGCAAGGACAAGCTGTTCGGCTTCTTCGTCGGTCAGACGATGAAGGCGATGGGCGGCAAGGCGAACCCGGCGGTGGTCAACGACCTGTTGAAGACGGCACTGGGGTAAGTCCTTCCACCCGTCATGCTGAACTTGGTTCAGCATCAACCGGGCGGCGGGCGCTGCGGTCGATGAACGGCGTTGCGCTCGCGGCTCGGTGGATCCTGAAACGAGTTCAGGATGACGGGGGTGGGGGCGGTGGCGGATCTCAACCCGTCGTCATGCTGAACTTGTTTCAGCATCCACCGGGCGGCGGGCGCTGCGGTCGATGAACGGCGTTGCGCTCGCGGCTCGGTGGATCCTGAAACGAGTTCAGGATGACGGGAATGGTGGGCCGTTGGCGTCCTCGACCAGCCGATGACGGAAGAAGGATCAGGATCGTTGACGGACTATTCGACCGACTATTTCGACAGCTTCGACGGCACCCGGATCGCCTGGCACGAGATCGGCGAGGGGCGGCCGGTGGTGCTTATCCACGGCTATCTGTCCGACGCGAAGACCAACTGGATCAAATACGGCCATGCGGCGAAGGTCGCGGCGAAGGGGTTCCGGGTGATCATGCCCGATCTGCGCGCGCACGGCGACAGCGCCAAGCCGCACGACGCGGCCGCGTACCCGAAGGACGCGCTGACCCGCGACGGTCACGCCCTGATCGCGCATCTCGGGCTGACCGAGTACGACCTCGGCGGCTATTCGCTCGGCGCGCGGACGACGTCGCGGATGCTGGCGACGGGCGCAACACCGCGGCGGGTGATCTTCTCGGGCATGGGGCTGGAGGGGCTGACCGACACCGACCGGCGCAGCGGGCATTTCCGCGGCATCCTGACCAAGCTCGGCCAGCATGTCCGCGGCACGCCCGAATGGCTGGTCGAGGCGTTCCTGAAGACCACCGGTGGCGATCCGGTCGCGTTGCTCGGGATCCTCGACACCTTCGCCGATACGCCGCTCGAGGCCGTCAAGGCGATCGCGCAGCCGACCCTGGTCGTGTGCGGCGCGGAGGATTTCGACAATGGCTCGGCAAAGGAGCTGGCCGACGCCCTGCCCGACGCGCGCTATGTCGAGACGCCGGGCGGGCATATGAGCGCGGTCGTGAAGCCCGAACTGGGGCAGGCGATCGCCGATTTTCTGGCGGCTTGACCGGCCATCGCGGCCGCCGCACTCTGACCTGATCAAAGAGGGGATATTCATGGTTCGCTTCACCGTTTCGACGATCGCGCTCGCCTGCGCGACGCTCGGCGCCACGCCCGTGTCCGCGCAGTCCAAGCCGACCGTCGCCGAAGCCGACGCCTATGTCGCCGAGGCCGAGAAGACGCTCGCCGCCGACGGCGTGGATGCAGCGCGGATGGCTTGGGTCAGCGCGACCTACATCACCGACGACACCGATGCGCTCGCCGCCAAGTCGGGGGCGAAGTCGACCGACCTCGCGGTGAAGTACGCGCTCGGCGCGGCGAAATATGCGAGCCTGCCCGGGCTGTCCTACGACACCAAGCGCAAGCTGAACCTGCTGCGCGGCGGCCTCACGCTGCCAGCCCCGACGCGGCCCGGCGCATCGGAGGAGCTCTCGACGCTGACGACGCGGATGTCGTCCTCCTACGGCAAGGGCAAGGGTACGCTCGACGGCAAGCCGATCAACGGGTCGGACATCGAGGCGGCGATGGGCGAGACGCGCGATCCCGCCAAGCTGAAGGAGATGTGGGTCAGCTGGAACGACAATGTCGGCGCGCCGATGCGCGGCGACTATGCCAAGATGACCGCGATCTCGAACGAAGGCGCGAAGGAACTCGGCTACAAGGACGTCGGCGCGCTGTGGCGCTCGGGGTACGACATGGATCCCGCCGCGTTCGCCGCGCTCACGGACAAGATCTGGCTGGAGGTCGAGCCGCTCTACAAGGCGCTGCACACCTATGCGCGCTGGAAGCTCAACGAGAAGTACGGCGACGCGGTCCAGTCCAAGTCGGGGCCGATCCGCAGCGACCTGCTCGGCAACATGTGGGCGCAGGAATGGGGCAATATCTACGACATCGTCGCGCCCGCGGGGTCGGGCAATGTCGGCTATGACGTCGGCGACCTGCTGAAGGCCAAGGGCTATCAGCCGGTGAAGATGGTGAAGCAGGGCGAGGCCTTCTATTCGTCGCTCGGCTTCCCGGCGCTGCCCGGCACCTTCTGGGAGCGTTCGCAGATCACCAAGCCCGCCGACCGCGAGGTCATCTGCCATGCGTCCGCCTGGGACGTCGACAATGTCGACGACCTGCGGATCAAGATGTGTACCAAGGTCAACGCGGACGATTTCGTGACGATCCACCACGAGCTCGGCCACAATTACTATCAGCGCGCCTATAACAAGCAGCCCTTCCTCTACAAGAACGGCGCGAACGACGGCTTCCACGAGGCGATCGGCGATACCGTCGCGCTGTCGATCACGCCCGATTACCTGGTGAAGATCGGGCTGCTCGACCAGGCGAAGGTGCCGACTCCGGACAAGGACATCGGGCTGCTGCTGCGCCAGGCGATGGACAAGGTCGCGTTCCTGCCGTTCGGGCTGATGGTCGACAAATGGCGCTGGGGCGTGTTCTCGGGCGAGATCCCGACGACCGGCTATCAGGCCGGCTGGGACAAGCTGCGGCTGCAGTATCAGGGCATCGTGCCGCCGGTCGCGCGCGACGAGACCAAGTTCGACGCGGGCGCGAAATATCACATCCCGGCAGCGGTACCGTACACGCGCTACTTCCTCGCGCGGGTGCTGCAGTTCCAGTTCTACAAGGCGGCGTGCGACCAGTCGGGGTGGAAGGGGCCGCTGCATCGCTGCTCGTTCTTCGACGACAAGGCGGTCGGGACCAAGCTCAACGCGATGCTGAGCATGGGCCAGTCCAAGCCCTGGCCCGACGCGCTGCAGACCTTCACGGGCAGCCGCGAGATGTCGGGCAAGGCGCTGGTCCAGTATTTCGCGCCGCTGAAGGCGTGGCTCGACGTCCAAAACAAAGGGAAACCGCAAGGATGGTGATGGCGACGCTGGTCGCAGCGGCGCTGGCCGCCGCGGGCGCGACCCCGGTCACGGTCGAGATCGTCGCGTCGGGGCATGTCGACACCCCGGCCTCGGCGTACCGCGTGTCGGGCAGCCTGCTCGCGTGCGGGGCGACGCAAGGCGAGGCGGACCGGCTGCTCGCGCAGAAGACCGCCGCAATCGACCAGTCGGTGGCGGCGCTCGGTGCGAAGAAGGCGCAAGGGGCGGAGAAGCCGTCGCTGACCGGAATGGTCGCGTCGTTCATGGCGACGCGGACCGCGAGCGAATGCAACAGCGACATGACTGCGCTGCTGGCTCTGCCCGGTGCCGGCAAGTCGCCGGCCAAGACCAGCGATGCGACGGACGGGCCGAAGCTCGGCGCGAACGCCAGCCTGTCGTTCGACGCGCCGGACCGCGCGACCGCGGCGCGAGTCATCGCGGCGCTGAAGGCGGCGGATGCCAAGCCGTCCGACGCGGTGATCCCGGTCCTGGTCGACGATACCGCGGCGCGCCGCGCGGCCAAGCAGCAGGCACTGGTCAAGGCGCGGACCGAGGCCGACGCCTATGCCGCGCCGCTCGCGCTGGGGCGCGTGACGCTGGCGGCGATCAGCGAGCGGCAGGACATCGGCTCGGTCGACTATCTCGGCCTGATGCTGCGATCGTTCGGGCTGCCGATGACGACCGCGACGGACATGGTGGCGACGGACGTCACGCTGACCGTGACGTTCCGGCTGGAGCCGCGCTAGCATCGACGCCCCCGATGGCGCGGGGGCGAAATACTACGCAAACCCTATGCGTTCCCCGTGAATCGGCCTCGAAACGCTATGCGATAGCGGCCTAATTGCATGTCCTCGCGACGCCCCGGTCGAGCACGGCCGGCGACGATCGCGCGCCAATGGGGACATGTATGTACGACCTTCGACGTGTTGCGCTGCTCGGTGTGTTTGCCGCGGCCGCGACGCCTGCCTTTGCCCAGGATACCGCACCGCCCGCGCCCGTGACCGTCACCGGCGCGGTGACTCTTGCCACCGACTATCGCCTGCGCGGCGTGTCGCAGAGCGACAAGGACGGTGCGATCCAGGGCGGCCTGACGATCGCGCACCAGAGCGGCGTCTATGTCGGCGCCTGGGGCTCGAACCTGTCGGGCTGGGGGACGTTCGGCGGCTCGAACATGGAGCTCGACCTGATCGGCGGCTACAAGCACAAGCTTGCCGACAACGCGACGCTCGACGTCGGGCTGACCTGGTACATGTATCCGGGCGGCGCGTCGAAGACCGACTATGCCGAGGGGTTCGCCAAGCTGTCGGGGACGACCGGGCCGGCGACGCTGACCGCCAGCGTGTTCTACGCGCCGTCGCAGCAGGCGCTGGGCAAATGGTATCGTACCGGCGCAGATGCCGCCGCGGGGGTCTATACCGACGCCGGCGACAAGGAGGACAACCTCTACCTGACCGGCGATGGCGCGGTCGCGATCGCCGGCACGCCGCTGACCGCCAAGGCGCATATCGGGCATAGCTGGGGCAATGACGGGCTCGGCCCCAACGCGACCAGCGCGGCGCCGACCGGCGATTACTGGGATTGGTCGCTCGGCGCGGATGCCACGTACAAAAATCTGACGCTCAACGTGAGTTACGTCGACACCGACATCACGCGTCGCAGTGCCGCCTATCTGCAGCCGAGCTTCAGCCACGGCCAGGACGGCACCGGATCGATCGCCGACGGCACGATCGTCGCCTCGCTCACCGCCGCCTTCTGACGAGGAACACACCGATGCAGGACCTTCTCTGGATAGCGATCATGGTCGGGCTGGTGGCGGCGACGCTCGCCTATGTCCGCCTGTGCGACAACGCGTGAAGCCAAGGACGACATCATGAATCTCGACCTCTGGCTCGCCGCGATCGTCGCGCTCGGGCTGCTCTTCTACCTCGTGGCGGTGCTGATCCGTCCCGAACGCTTTTAGGAGCGCGTTTCCATGACACTCCAGGGATGGATCCTGATCCTGGGCTTCGTCGGCATCTTGCTGGCGCTGACCAAGCCCGTCGGCAGTTGGCTGTTCGCCTTGTACGAAGGCCGCCGCACGCCGCTCCACCTTGTGCTCGGCCCGGTCGAGACCGGTTTCTACAAGCTGGCGGGCATCGACCCGACCCAGGAACAGGGCTGGCGTCGCTATGCGCTGCACATGCTGTTGTTCAACGCGATGCTGATGGCGCTGACCTATGCGGTGCTGCGCCTGCAGGGCGTGCTGCCGGGCAATCCGCAGGGGTTGCCGGGGCTCCCAGAGCATCTCGCGTTCAACACCGCGGTGAGCTTCACGACCAACACCAACTGGCAGAGCTATGGTGGCGAATCCACCATGTCGAACCTAAGCCAGATGTTCGGGCTGACGATCCACAACTTCCTCTCGGCCGCGACCGGCATCGCGCTGGCGTTCGCGCTGTTCCGCGGGTTTGCGCGGCGGTCAGCCACGACGATCGGCAATTTCTGGGCGGATGCGACGCGCGTCACGCTG
This sequence is a window from Sphingomonas ginsenosidivorax. Protein-coding genes within it:
- the gatB gene encoding Asp-tRNA(Asn)/Glu-tRNA(Gln) amidotransferase subunit GatB produces the protein MTETYTIRGETGDWEVVVGLEVHAQVTSNAKLFSGAATAFGAEPNTQVSLVDAAMPGMLPVPNRECIRQAVRTGMAIEAQINRWSRFDRKNYFYADLPQGYQISQLYHPLVGEGAIDISLDDKNPDATGKRIGVERIHVEQDAGKLMHDQHPTQSYVDLNRSGVALMEIVSKPDLASPAEAGAYLRKLRSILRYVGSCDGNMEEGSMRADVNVSVRKAGDELGTRTETKNVNSVRFVMAVVEQEAKRQVEVLEAGGKIQQETRLYDPDRNETRSMRSKEDAHDYRYFPDPDLLPLELDDAFLEECRASLPELPDAKRARYEALGITTYQAAVLTAEVEAARWFDALLDAGVKPAAAANWTTSELFGALNRTGKDIANSPVSPAQAAELLGLVADGTLSGSLAKQVFEVMLETGDGAAKVVEDRGLKQTSDTGAIEKVIAEVMAANADKVADYRGGKDKLFGFFVGQTMKAMGGKANPAVVNDLLKTALG
- a CDS encoding alpha/beta fold hydrolase; its protein translation is MTEEGSGSLTDYSTDYFDSFDGTRIAWHEIGEGRPVVLIHGYLSDAKTNWIKYGHAAKVAAKGFRVIMPDLRAHGDSAKPHDAAAYPKDALTRDGHALIAHLGLTEYDLGGYSLGARTTSRMLATGATPRRVIFSGMGLEGLTDTDRRSGHFRGILTKLGQHVRGTPEWLVEAFLKTTGGDPVALLGILDTFADTPLEAVKAIAQPTLVVCGAEDFDNGSAKELADALPDARYVETPGGHMSAVVKPELGQAIADFLAA
- a CDS encoding M2 family metallopeptidase — protein: MVRFTVSTIALACATLGATPVSAQSKPTVAEADAYVAEAEKTLAADGVDAARMAWVSATYITDDTDALAAKSGAKSTDLAVKYALGAAKYASLPGLSYDTKRKLNLLRGGLTLPAPTRPGASEELSTLTTRMSSSYGKGKGTLDGKPINGSDIEAAMGETRDPAKLKEMWVSWNDNVGAPMRGDYAKMTAISNEGAKELGYKDVGALWRSGYDMDPAAFAALTDKIWLEVEPLYKALHTYARWKLNEKYGDAVQSKSGPIRSDLLGNMWAQEWGNIYDIVAPAGSGNVGYDVGDLLKAKGYQPVKMVKQGEAFYSSLGFPALPGTFWERSQITKPADREVICHASAWDVDNVDDLRIKMCTKVNADDFVTIHHELGHNYYQRAYNKQPFLYKNGANDGFHEAIGDTVALSITPDYLVKIGLLDQAKVPTPDKDIGLLLRQAMDKVAFLPFGLMVDKWRWGVFSGEIPTTGYQAGWDKLRLQYQGIVPPVARDETKFDAGAKYHIPAAVPYTRYFLARVLQFQFYKAACDQSGWKGPLHRCSFFDDKAVGTKLNAMLSMGQSKPWPDALQTFTGSREMSGKALVQYFAPLKAWLDVQNKGKPQGW
- a CDS encoding SIMPL domain-containing protein (The SIMPL domain is named for its presence in mouse protein SIMPL (signalling molecule that associates with mouse pelle-like kinase). Bacterial member BP26, from Brucella, was shown to assemble into a channel-like structure, while YggE from E. coli has been associated with resistance to oxidative stress.); protein product: MATLVAAALAAAGATPVTVEIVASGHVDTPASAYRVSGSLLACGATQGEADRLLAQKTAAIDQSVAALGAKKAQGAEKPSLTGMVASFMATRTASECNSDMTALLALPGAGKSPAKTSDATDGPKLGANASLSFDAPDRATAARVIAALKAADAKPSDAVIPVLVDDTAARRAAKQQALVKARTEADAYAAPLALGRVTLAAISERQDIGSVDYLGLMLRSFGLPMTTATDMVATDVTLTVTFRLEPR
- a CDS encoding TorF family putative porin; the encoded protein is MYDLRRVALLGVFAAAATPAFAQDTAPPAPVTVTGAVTLATDYRLRGVSQSDKDGAIQGGLTIAHQSGVYVGAWGSNLSGWGTFGGSNMELDLIGGYKHKLADNATLDVGLTWYMYPGGASKTDYAEGFAKLSGTTGPATLTASVFYAPSQQALGKWYRTGADAAAGVYTDAGDKEDNLYLTGDGAVAIAGTPLTAKAHIGHSWGNDGLGPNATSAAPTGDYWDWSLGADATYKNLTLNVSYVDTDITRRSAAYLQPSFSHGQDGTGSIADGTIVASLTAAF
- the kdpF gene encoding K(+)-transporting ATPase subunit F, which gives rise to MNLDLWLAAIVALGLLFYLVAVLIRPERF